Genomic window (Campylobacter concisus):
ATCTTTTTTAAAAAATCTATAAAGAATTTAAATTCAAATTTGCCTCTAAAACTGTGAGATGGATTTGACTGAAGTAATATAATTTTTTTTTCTTCTATATTCTCAATTAATATTCTAGGCGAATTTGGAAATAACTTTTTTTCTAAAATATCTATATTCTCTAAATCATCAAAAATATTAACTTTTATTCTTAAGTCTTTATTAAATATATTATTGGTATTAAAATATTTTTTTAGGGCATCATTGATATTAAGTCTAGTGTCTATTTTTGTTTTCATCCTAATATCGTGTTGGCATGCCAGCCATGCATTTAAAAACAGTAGTTTATTATGAAAAGTTTTTAAGGCATCCTCATATAAGTTAATTACCTTTTGAACATCTTCATTATTGTTCATATTAAATTCATCCAGTAAAATTCTGATTAGTGTTTCTTTGGAAGAATAAAAATTTTCTATTGAATAGAAAGGTGTTACATATAACGTATTATTGGTTTTATCATCAGAATAGTCCTTATCTACAAAGAATAATACATTTGCCGCATTATACTCTGTTCTATTTTTTATTAACTCCCGAACCTTAACAACCTTATCTTTTCCGCCACATGTAAAATATTTGCATTTTTTATGGTAAGCAAATTCAATTCTTGCTCCATAATATTTTTTATCCTCATCTCCTTCAAAAAAACAATAAACCAAATCTTGATTATTTTTTACATAGGCCATTACAAAATTAACGTACGCAGCATGCCCGGATTCAGTTGAATCCTTCATTATTTCAAGCAAAGAATTATTCATTGCACTCATTCATATACATATTAATACCAACAGCAAATTTTTCTAATTCATTGTCAAAAATAAAAGGTGAATGGGTTACTGCTAATAAAAATTTACATTTACCTGATTCGATAATATCAGGTAATAACCTTTTTTGCCAAGGCAAAGAAAGTGAGAGCTCTGGCTCATCAAACAATACGATTAAATTTTCGTTTTTTTCTAAATAAATTTTTGAAAAAATTGAAACTATCTGTTTTTCTCCAGACGACAATTTATCTATTTCAACCTTTTCTTTCGTATTCTTTCTACATATATATAAATCTACCAAACTTTCATCATATACAACCTCTTTATCAAATAAGTACTGGTTGCAAACGTCTCTAAATTTTTTCATTTTATCATCAAGATGCTTATGAGCATTGTATATATCAATGAGTTTAAAAACAAAAAAAACCAAATCGCTCTTATTGTTTAATTCGTTTTTTTTATCTAATAAATTCAATATTGAATCTTTGTCCTTTTTGGATATATTATCTCCTACTCTATGTAAAATAATCCTAATTGTATTCTTATCTAATGATTCAATTTTATTTAAGTCGTTGCTTGTTGTATGCAAAAAGTGAGATAACATCTGTCCAGTTAGCTTAGAAAAACCAGTGATTGTTGACTTTTCAATTTCCTGTTTTATGCTTTTAATTTTTTGCTTGACATCATTCATTCCAAAATGTATCAATGTCTCCTCATCATCCAATTCATCGGCTAATTCCACACTATATGATTCTGTATAATAACTACGGGTGTCACGACGGCGCATACCTCTTTCCTCGAATACTCCAAGATTTTTCAAATCCTCCTCAACTCTTCTATACGTTGGTAAATATAATATTGAAAATTTTAATTCTTGTCTAATATTATCCATTTTATCAAAAACCTCAAAATTCGGTCTTTCCGTAATAAAACGAAAAATTTCAATTGCCATGATTCTATCGGGAGCAAACTGTCTAATTTTATTGTCTTTA
Coding sequences:
- a CDS encoding DUF4435 domain-containing protein, with amino-acid sequence MNNSLLEIMKDSTESGHAAYVNFVMAYVKNNQDLVYCFFEGDEDKKYYGARIEFAYHKKCKYFTCGGKDKVVKVRELIKNRTEYNAANVLFFVDKDYSDDKTNNTLYVTPFYSIENFYSSKETLIRILLDEFNMNNNEDVQKVINLYEDALKTFHNKLLFLNAWLACQHDIRMKTKIDTRLNINDALKKYFNTNNIFNKDLRIKVNIFDDLENIDILEKKLFPNSPRILIENIEEKKIILLQSNPSHSFRGKFEFKFFIDFLKKIKEEVGSRNQKLLTNRYKCKISFGIDTGILTLTTYAITPSCLKSFLENNLTTASFGDKI
- a CDS encoding AAA family ATPase; this translates as MIKQFKINGLFGFRNVEINFEDNIKILIGENGFGKTTVLNSLYYLLNGKYIKLSKIEFESIELFFTNKQHIQFSKSNLDDYVNYLDNDNRRLPSSIALMLEKLDLSEFDDFNKDAEKKILNYVKDNKIRQFAPDRIMAIEIFRFITERPNFEVFDKMDNIRQELKFSILYLPTYRRVEEDLKNLGVFEERGMRRRDTRSYYTESYSVELADELDDEETLIHFGMNDVKQKIKSIKQEIEKSTITGFSKLTGQMLSHFLHTTSNDLNKIESLDKNTIRIILHRVGDNISKKDKDSILNLLDKKNELNNKSDLVFFVFKLIDIYNAHKHLDDKMKKFRDVCNQYLFDKEVVYDESLVDLYICRKNTKEKVEIDKLSSGEKQIVSIFSKIYLEKNENLIVLFDEPELSLSLPWQKRLLPDIIESGKCKFLLAVTHSPFIFDNELEKFAVGINMYMNECNE